CCAAACTGCGCCTTGCCACCGAGCGGCTGCTGGGTGACGAGGCTGTACGGACCGGTCGAGCGTGCGTGGATCTTATCGTCCACCATATGGCCGAGCTTGAGGATGTAGCTCGTGCCCACCGTGATGGGGTTCTTAAAAGGCTCGCCGGTGCGGCCGTCATAGAGGATGGTCTTGCCCTCGTGGAGCTGCGGGACGAACTCCTTTCTCATGTGCTCGCCAAAGTCACGCCTCGCCCTATTCATCATGTTGATGTTGGTGCGGCGCAGCGCCTCAGCCACCTCTTTGTCGGTGGCACCGTCAAAGAGTGGTGTGGCGACAAGCATGTCCCCCTCGACGACCCTATCGGAGTTGTCGCTCTCGGTATCCCAGCCATGAGCTGCAGCCCAGCCGAGGTGGCACTCCATGAGCTGCCCCACGTTCATGCGGGAGGGGACGCCCAGGGGATCGAGTAGGACGTCAACAGGGGTGCCGTCGACCATGTAGGGCATGTCCTCGACAGGTAGGACCTTGCAGACGACGCCCTTGTTGCCGTGGCGCCCGGCGACCTTGTCACCCTGTTGGATCTTGCGACGCTGGGCGACGAAGACGCGGATCTGGTCGTTGGTACCCGGCGAGAGCTTTGCGCCCGCATCGCGGCTAAAGTGCACGACGTCGACGACGCGACCGTAGGCGCCATGGGGCATCCTCAGCGAGGTATCGCGCACGTCATGCGCCTTCGCGCCAAAGATGGCCCTGAGCAGCCTCTCCTCGGCGGTGAGTGCCGTCTCGCCCTTGGGCGTAACCTTGCCCACCAGGATGTCGCCAGGCCCGACCTCGGCGCCGATGCGGATGATGCCCTCGTCGTCGAGGTTGGCGAGCATCTCCTCGGACTGGTTGGGGATCTCGCGCGTGATCTCCTCGGGGCCGAGCTTGGTGTCGCGTGCCTCGATCTCGTGCTTCGAGATGTTGATGGACGTCAGCAGATCCTCCTGAACGACACGCTCGGAGACGATGATGCCGTCCTCGTAGTTGTAGCCCTCCCAAGGCATGTAGGCCACGGTAAGGTTAGCTCCCAAGGCGAGCTCGCCGTGGTCGACGGACGTGCAGTCTGTGAGGACCTCGCCCATCTGGACCTTTTGGCCCAGACATACCACCGGGCGGTGGTTGATGCAGGTACTCTGGTTGGAGCGCTCGTACTTGGGAAGGTCGTAGCGCTCTGACTCTCCGGTCTTGTCCGAGGTCACGACCACGTGCGAGGCATCGACCTCGGTCACGGTGCCAGCCTCGTGGGCACAGATGAGCTCGCCGGAGTCATGGGCGGCTGCACGCTCGAGGCCTGTACCGACCAAGGGCGCATGGCTCCTGATCAAAGGCACGGCCTGGCGCTGCATGTTGGCACCCATGAGGGTGCGCTTCGCGTCATCGTGCTCGAGGAAGGGGATGAGGTTGGCCGCGACGGAGAGGAGCTGCCTGGGCGAGACGTCCATGTAGTCGACCTCCGCGACGTCAACCTGCGCAGGTGCGCCAAAGCTGCCGTCGAAGTTCTTGGTGCGCGCGATGACGTAGTCGGCCTGGACGGTCTCGCCCTCGGCGTTGGTGCGCACGAAGCGACCGGTCGCAGGATCGACGGGCGTCGTCGCGGGAGCGATGACGTGGCTCTCCTCCTCGTCGGCGGTCATCCAGTCGATTGTGTCGGTCACGACGCCCGCCTCGACGCGACGGTACGGCGTCTCGATGAAGCCATACCTGTTCACGTGCGCATAGAGCGCCAGAGAGCCGATGAGGCCGATGTTGGGACCCTCGGGCGTCTCGATGGGGCACATGCGCGAGTAGTGCGAGTTGTGGACGTCACGGACGGCCGTCGGCACGTTGGTACGACGGCTGGAACCGGACTTGTGGCCGGCGAGGCCGCCGGGACCGAGAGCAGAGAGGCGACGCTTGTGCGTGAGGCCCGAGAGCGGGTTGGCCTGGTCCATGAACTGCGAGAGTTGCGAGGAGCCGAAGAACTCCTTGATGGCAGCGTCGATCGGCCGGATGTTGATGAGCGAGTTGGGCGTGATGTCGTCGGGGTCCTGCGAGACCATGCGCTCGCGGATGACACGCTCCATGCGACTCATGCCAATGCGGAACTGGTTCTGTACGAGCTCGCCCACCGTCCGGACACGACGGTTACCAAAGTGGTCGATGTCATCGACGGTCTTGGTCGGGTCGCCATCGTGCAGCGCGAGCAGGTAACGAAGTGCGCTCACGATGTCCTCGCTCGTAAGGACGCGCTCGGTCGCGTCAATGTCAAGGCCAAGCTTCTTGTTTATCTTATAACGGCCGACCTTGGCAAGGTCATAGCGCTGGCTGCTGAAGTACATGCCATCGAGGAGCGCGGCGGCGTTGTCCCTCGTGGGCGGCTCACCCGGGCGCTGACGACGGTAGATCTCCAGGAGGGCGTCGTCACGATTGGTCGCGACGTCGCGCTCGATGGTCGAGCGTACGACCTCGGAGTCACCCAGAAGGTTTAGTATCTCGTCATCGCTCTCGGCGATGCCCAAGGCCCTCAGGAGTACCGTCGCGCTCTGGCGACGCTTGCGGTCAATAGAGACCACAAGATGGCCGTGCTTGTCAACCTCGAACTCGAGCCACGCACCACGGGCGGGGATGAACTGCACGCGGCAGACCTCAACGCCATTGTCCAGCTCCCTGGCAAAGTACACGCCGGGAGAGCGGACGAGCTGCGATACGACGACGCGCTCGATACCCTTGATGATGAAGGTACCACGGTCGGTCATGAGCGGAAAGTCGCCCATGAAGACGAGCTGCTCCTTCATCTCGCCAGTCGACTTGTTGACAAAGCGCACGCCAACGAGCATCGGCGCCTTGTACGTGAAGTCCTTGGCGACACAGCTGGCGATGGACTCGGGCGGCTCGCCAAACATGTGGTCGCCAAAGGTGACCTCCATGGTCTTGGTGGCATCCTCGATGGGCGAGAACTCGGCGAAGGACTCTGACAAGCCCTCTCCCATGAAGCGCTCGAAGGATTCCTTCTGAACGGAGATGAGGTTGGGAAGTTCCATCGTCGGTGGAATCTTGCTGAAGCTAATGCGCTCACGCTGCATCTTTGGGGCGACATTGGAAGACGTTGCGGTAGGCACCGGGCACTTCCTTCCTTACATGAAACAAGGCGGCAGTTTGGCAGTAGTGCAGCGTATTAGAATAACAAAGCGTGCACGCTTGGTCAAACAGCGATTCCCCCACAGGCTCATGGCTGGTCTCCAAGAGGTGCATACTGCCTCTACCTGCACGTCATCGATTTTAATTGTGAGCATCGTGTGGTGTTCCACACGATTCGACCGCAGACGAAGGGCCGAGTCCGAGGACCCGGCCCCAGGGACCCTGGTGTGCCAGGGCCCGTGCGAATGCGTACGCAAGCTACTTGAGGGTGACCTCGGCACCAGCCTCCTCGAGCTGCTTCTTGGCGGCCTCGGCGTCCTCCTTCTTGGCCCCCTCGATGATGACCTTGGGAGCAGCCTCGACGGCATCCTTGGCCTCCTTCAGACCATAGGAGGTCAGGGCGCGGACGACCTTGATGACGGCGATCTTGTTGGAACCGAACGAGGTAAGCTCGACGTCGAAGTTGGTCTTCTCCTCGGCAGGTGCCGCGTCGGCGGCCGCCGGGGCGGCGGCTACGGCGACGGGTGCGGCGGCCGAGACGCCAAAGACGTCCTCCAGCTCATGGACGAGCTCAGAAAGCTCGAGGGCGGGCATCTCCTTGAGGGCCTCAATGATCTCTTCCTTGGTGACAGCCATGTCAATTCTCCTTCATGGGGCAACTTCCTTGGATACCCCTGGTAGTCTCGAACAAACGGTGGTGCGGACTTAAAACCCGACGTGCCCGCAGTGGGTCTATGCGGCGCTCTTTTGCTCCGCAAGCGCGTCGAGCGCCGTGACCAGGCCACGGGCAGGACCGGCCGCAACGGATACGATACCCCTGAGCGGGCTTGCGACGACATAGACCAGCTGAGCCATGAGCTCCTCGCGACTCGCGAGATCCGCGTAGGCCCTTGCGTCCTCTGCAGAGAGGGCGTTGCCATCGGCGATACCGCCAACCCACTCGATCTTTCGCAGGCTCTCCGACTGCTTCTTGATGACCTTCGCAGCATCGACGGGATCCTTCTCGAAGAAGACATAGGCGCAGGTCCCCTCGAGGTTTTCGATCTCGGGTAGCTGGGCGTTCTTGAGGGCGATCTTGACGATGTTGTTCTTGTACACCTTCATGTGAGCGCCGGCCTCGGTGAGGGCACGGCGAAGCCCCTGGGTCTCCTTGACGGAAAGGCCCCGATAGTCGATCACAAAGACCCCCTTGGAGTTGTCCAGTGACTCGCTGACCTTCTCGAGCATCGCGACGTTGTTCTTGTTTGGCATGTGGTACACCTCCTTCGCACGCTGTCGGGCACGCGCCGCCGACGCGGCGGGCCCTCACATAGCAAGGACCCCGCTCGGGCAGAAGCCAAAGCGGGGTCCTCGAGATACGTTAGCTCTGAGACCACCTCGGCAGGCGGGCTTCCCCTTTAAGCCTTACGGCACCGGCTGTCTTTGGCAGCGGACGTGCAGTGTTTCAAACAGCTCTTTCGAGCTTCCCTAGTATCGCAGCTGCTGCCCTCCTCGTCAAGAGACCGCAGCGGCGTACGCTATGCCGTCATGAAGTCACGGGTGACGGCGGGATCTATCTTGATACCAGGGCCCATCGTCGAAGATACGGCGACGGACTTAACATAGCGGCCCTTTGCGGTGGAGGGCCTCACCCTCAAAAGCTCGGAAAAGAGGGTGCCGTAGTTCTCGGCGAGCTGCTCGGCCGTGAAGGAGACCTTGCCCACCGGAACGTGGCAGATGCCATAGCGGTCGGCGCGGTACTCGACCCGCCCAGCCTTGAGCTCGCCGACCATCTTCTCGACGTCCATCGTGACGGTACCGAGCTTGGGGTTGGGCATGAGACCGCGGGGGCCGAGGATACGGCCAAGACGCCCGACCTTACCCATGAGGTTGGGCGTAGCGATGACCGCGTCGAAGTTGATGGTGCCTTGCTGGATCTCGGCGATAAGGTCATCGGAACCCACGATGTCAGCGCCGGCAGATTTGGCTTCCTCGGCCTTGGCGCCCTCGGCAAAGACCGCGACGCGAACGCTCTTGCCGGTGCCGTTAGGCAGGCTAATGGAACCGCGAACGTTCTGGTCGGCCTTGCGGGTGTCAACGCCGAGGCGGACGGAGACCTCGACGGTCTCGTCGAACTTCGCGGCGGAGAGCTCCTTGACGAGGCGCATCGCCGCAAGCGGGCTGTAGTGCGTGCCCCTCTCGACCTTGGCTGCGGCCGCATTGTACTTCTTTCCGTGCTTTGGCATAGCTTTTTACCTCCTGTAGGCAGGTGCGAGGTCAGACGGGCCTGTGCCCTCCCTCGATGTCTGGGTTCACTGCGCGATCGTCACGCCCATGGAGCGGGCGGTGCCCGCCACGATCTTCTTGGCCGCCTCGATGTCATTGGCGTTGAGGTCCGGCATCTTGATCTCGGCGATCTTGGTCAGCTGCTCTTGGGAGAGCTCACCCACCTTGTCACGCTGAGGAACGCCCGAACCGCTCTTGAGTTTAAGCTCCTTCTTGATGAGCTGGGCGGCAGGGGGAGTCTTGGTGATGAAGTCAAAGCTGCGATCCTCATAGACGCTGATCTCGACCGGAATGATGTCGCCGGCCTTGTCCTGCGTGGCAGCATTGAAAGCCTGGCAGAACTGCATGATATTGACCTGGGCGGCACCAAGGGCCGGTCCGACGGGAGGGGCAGGGTTGGCCTGGCCGGCGGGGATCTGGAGCTTTATGAAGTGGGCGACCTTCTTTGCGGGCATAGTGTCTTCTCCTTGACTGTGCGTTTACCTCTATGTGACGCAGCCCCGAGAAGCAATCCTCACCGATACGGGACTGGCGCGAACTCCTTGGACGGCGCTACTTGAGCCTCGTACTCACCTGGTCAAGCGTAAGCTCGACGGGTGTCTCGCGCCCAAAGATCGCGAGCATGACCTTTACCTTACCTGACTCGAGCATGACCTCAGAGACCTCACCCGTGAAGTCTGCCAGAGGACCGCTCACGACCTTGACCGGCATGCCGGGCTCAAGACTCGTGGTCACAGTCGCACGCTTTGTCTCCGCAGACTGCGAGTCGCGACCACGACCCATGAGCTTGTTGAACTCACTGCGACGCAGGGGCACGGGATTGCCCTCGGAACCCACGAAGCCTGTGACACCCGCCGTGTTGCGCACAACGCTCCAGGTCTCGTCATCGAGCTCCATGCGGACAAGGACGTAGCCCGGAAAGACCTTGACCTCTCTGGTCTCACGCTTGCCACCATCTTTGATCTCGGTGACCTCCTCGGTCGGGATCTGAATGTCTACTATCCTGTCCTCCATGCCGTAGGTCTCGATGCGCTGATTGAGGTCCGTCTTGACCCTGTTCTCGTAGCCCGAGTAGGTATGGATCACGTACCAACGCTTAGCCATCACCTACCCCCTCAGCCCGGTGTAGAGCCTGAACAGGTTGACGAAGCCAAGGTCAACAATATACACGACCACACCGACGACGATGAGCATAACGATGGCTGCCACCGAGTAGTTAATGAGCTCTGGTCGACTTGGCCACTGCACACGCCGAAGCTCCGTGCGAACGCCCGAGAAGTAGCTGCGAATGCGCCCCTTCTTCTTGGTCTTGGCCAGCTTTGCGGACTGGCTACCCTTCTTAGCCGCCGCATCATCATCCTTGGCCCTGGCAGCCTTCTTGGAGGAGCCAGGGCCTTTATCGGTGGCAGCGGCCTTTTGAGCCTCGCGCTCGGCACGCTTCTGCTGACGTTCCTGGCGGGCGCTTCTCTTCTGTCGCTCCTTCTTCGCCATGCTGGTAAGCTCCTCTAAGACTTCCCTCTTCATAGAAACCGGCTAACCCCAAAGGGATAGCCGGTGGTGTTAGCTGGCACGCCAGGAAGGACTCGAACCCTCAACTTTCGGTTTTGGAGACCGACGCTCTACCTGTTGAACTACTGGCGTGTGAGGACCCTATTCTAGCGGGTCTCTCTATGGGCGGTGTGCTTATGGCACCACGGGCAATACTTCTTCATCTCCATGCGATCGGGAGTGTTGCTCTTGTTCTTATACGTTGTGTAGTTACGACGCTTGCACTCGGTGCAGGCGAGAGTGACCATTGTGCGCATGAATCCTCCTGTAGATAGCCGCCATCAATACTTCATTGACTGCGACGCAATGGAATATGCTATCATTCGTCTCTTTTATCTGTCAAGTTAGGGGTCCTGCAGAAATGACCCTTAACAAAACCATCAGATGCCGACGAATTCGGACGTCAGCTGCCGACGGGTCACGCCCTCTTTGGCCTGCTGGTCAAGATGCACGACCTACACGGTCTGTCGCCCGACCATGTCCAATGAAAGGCCCGACACCTTCTCTCGAAGGCGTCGGGCCTACTTTTTCTCGTCAATCGGCAGAGATGACAGGCTATCCAGTGATTGTGGAGACGCGACCGTCACCGACCGTGTGGCCACCCTCGCGGATTGCGAAGCGCAGACCCTGCTCCATGGCAATGGGGTGAATGAGCTCGCAGGTAACCGTCACGTGATCGCCGGGCATGGCCATCTCGACCTTGGCACCATTCGCATCGGTAAGCTCCTTGATGTCGCCCGTGACGTCGGTGGTGCGGAAGAAGAACTGTGGACGATAGCCGGAGAAGAACGGGGTGTGACGCCCACCCTCTTCCTTAGTCAGGACGTAGATCTCGCCGGTGAAGTCCTTGTGTGGGGTGACGGAGCCGGGCTTGCAGAGAACCTGGCCACGCTCGACGTCCTCGCGCTTGATACCGCGCAGCAGCACGCCCACATTGTCACCTGCCTCACAGAAGTCCATGGTCTTACGGAACATCTCGATACCGGTTGCCGTGGAGGACTGGGTCTCCTTGATGCCGACGATCTCGACGGGCTCGTTGAGCTTGAGCTGACCGCGCTCGACGCGGCCGGTCACGACCGTGCCTCGCCCCGAGATGGTCATGACGTCCTCGATGGCCATGAGGAAGGGCTTCTCGTTATCACGGGCAGGCGTGGGAATGTAGGAGTCAACCGTGTGCATGAGCTCGACGATGGAGTCGACCCACTTCTGCTCACCATTGAGAGCGCCCAGCGCGGAGCCGCGGATGATGGGGGTGTCATCGCCGGGGAAGTCATACTCGGTGAGGAGGTCACGGGTCTCCATCTCCACGAGGTCGATGAGCTCCTCATCATCGACCATATCGCACTTGTTCAAAAAGACGATGATGTAGGGCACGCCGACCTGACGGGCGAGCAGGATGTGCTCACGGGTCTGAGCCATCGGGCCATCGGTAGCAGCGATAACGAGGATCGCGCCGTCCATCTGGGCGGCACCCGAGATCATGTTCTTGACGTAGTCCGCGTGGCCAGGACAGTCAACGTGGGCATAGTGGCGCTCCCAGGTCTCGTACTCGACGTGGGCAACAGAGATGGTGATGCCACGCTGACGCTCCTCGGGAGCCTTGTCGATGTTCTCGAAGGCGGTGTAGTCGGCCTTGCAGCCCTCCTGCTCAGAGAGGACCTTCGTGATGGCTGCGGTCAGCGTGGTCTTACCATGATCGACGTGACCAATCGTACCGATGTTTACATGCG
The DNA window shown above is from Olsenella sp. oral taxon 807 and carries:
- a CDS encoding DNA-directed RNA polymerase subunit beta, encoding MPTATSSNVAPKMQRERISFSKIPPTMELPNLISVQKESFERFMGEGLSESFAEFSPIEDATKTMEVTFGDHMFGEPPESIASCVAKDFTYKAPMLVGVRFVNKSTGEMKEQLVFMGDFPLMTDRGTFIIKGIERVVVSQLVRSPGVYFARELDNGVEVCRVQFIPARGAWLEFEVDKHGHLVVSIDRKRRQSATVLLRALGIAESDDEILNLLGDSEVVRSTIERDVATNRDDALLEIYRRQRPGEPPTRDNAAALLDGMYFSSQRYDLAKVGRYKINKKLGLDIDATERVLTSEDIVSALRYLLALHDGDPTKTVDDIDHFGNRRVRTVGELVQNQFRIGMSRMERVIRERMVSQDPDDITPNSLINIRPIDAAIKEFFGSSQLSQFMDQANPLSGLTHKRRLSALGPGGLAGHKSGSSRRTNVPTAVRDVHNSHYSRMCPIETPEGPNIGLIGSLALYAHVNRYGFIETPYRRVEAGVVTDTIDWMTADEEESHVIAPATTPVDPATGRFVRTNAEGETVQADYVIARTKNFDGSFGAPAQVDVAEVDYMDVSPRQLLSVAANLIPFLEHDDAKRTLMGANMQRQAVPLIRSHAPLVGTGLERAAAHDSGELICAHEAGTVTEVDASHVVVTSDKTGESERYDLPKYERSNQSTCINHRPVVCLGQKVQMGEVLTDCTSVDHGELALGANLTVAYMPWEGYNYEDGIIVSERVVQEDLLTSINISKHEIEARDTKLGPEEITREIPNQSEEMLANLDDEGIIRIGAEVGPGDILVGKVTPKGETALTAEERLLRAIFGAKAHDVRDTSLRMPHGAYGRVVDVVHFSRDAGAKLSPGTNDQIRVFVAQRRKIQQGDKVAGRHGNKGVVCKVLPVEDMPYMVDGTPVDVLLDPLGVPSRMNVGQLMECHLGWAAAHGWDTESDNSDRVVEGDMLVATPLFDGATDKEVAEALRRTNINMMNRARRDFGEHMRKEFVPQLHEGKTILYDGRTGEPFKNPITVGTSYILKLGHMVDDKIHARSTGPYSLVTQQPLGGKAQFGGQRFGEMEVWALYAYGASNVLQEILTVKSDDTNGRVKTYEAIVKGENVPAPGIPESFKVLVKEIRSLALDIKPIKYKNPNSVPAAEEVPQDSVEVLSSAESVDDLVGDVADEILAIAADDDKE
- the rplL gene encoding 50S ribosomal protein L7/L12, coding for MAVTKEEIIEALKEMPALELSELVHELEDVFGVSAAAPVAVAAAPAAADAAPAEEKTNFDVELTSFGSNKIAVIKVVRALTSYGLKEAKDAVEAAPKVIIEGAKKEDAEAAKKQLEEAGAEVTLK
- the rplJ gene encoding 50S ribosomal protein L10; the protein is MPNKNNVAMLEKVSESLDNSKGVFVIDYRGLSVKETQGLRRALTEAGAHMKVYKNNIVKIALKNAQLPEIENLEGTCAYVFFEKDPVDAAKVIKKQSESLRKIEWVGGIADGNALSAEDARAYADLASREELMAQLVYVVASPLRGIVSVAAGPARGLVTALDALAEQKSAA
- the rplA gene encoding 50S ribosomal protein L1; translation: MPKHGKKYNAAAAKVERGTHYSPLAAMRLVKELSAAKFDETVEVSVRLGVDTRKADQNVRGSISLPNGTGKSVRVAVFAEGAKAEEAKSAGADIVGSDDLIAEIQQGTINFDAVIATPNLMGKVGRLGRILGPRGLMPNPKLGTVTMDVEKMVGELKAGRVEYRADRYGICHVPVGKVSFTAEQLAENYGTLFSELLRVRPSTAKGRYVKSVAVSSTMGPGIKIDPAVTRDFMTA
- the rplK gene encoding 50S ribosomal protein L11 gives rise to the protein MPAKKVAHFIKLQIPAGQANPAPPVGPALGAAQVNIMQFCQAFNAATQDKAGDIIPVEISVYEDRSFDFITKTPPAAQLIKKELKLKSGSGVPQRDKVGELSQEQLTKIAEIKMPDLNANDIEAAKKIVAGTARSMGVTIAQ
- the nusG gene encoding transcription termination/antitermination protein NusG encodes the protein MAKRWYVIHTYSGYENRVKTDLNQRIETYGMEDRIVDIQIPTEEVTEIKDGGKRETREVKVFPGYVLVRMELDDETWSVVRNTAGVTGFVGSEGNPVPLRRSEFNKLMGRGRDSQSAETKRATVTTSLEPGMPVKVVSGPLADFTGEVSEVMLESGKVKVMLAIFGRETPVELTLDQVSTRLK
- the secE gene encoding preprotein translocase subunit SecE; its protein translation is MAKKERQKRSARQERQQKRAEREAQKAAATDKGPGSSKKAARAKDDDAAAKKGSQSAKLAKTKKKGRIRSYFSGVRTELRRVQWPSRPELINYSVAAIVMLIVVGVVVYIVDLGFVNLFRLYTGLRG
- the rpmG gene encoding 50S ribosomal protein L33; amino-acid sequence: MRTMVTLACTECKRRNYTTYKNKSNTPDRMEMKKYCPWCHKHTAHRETR
- the tuf gene encoding elongation factor Tu gives rise to the protein MAKEKFDRSKPHVNIGTIGHVDHGKTTLTAAITKVLSEQEGCKADYTAFENIDKAPEERQRGITISVAHVEYETWERHYAHVDCPGHADYVKNMISGAAQMDGAILVIAATDGPMAQTREHILLARQVGVPYIIVFLNKCDMVDDEELIDLVEMETRDLLTEYDFPGDDTPIIRGSALGALNGEQKWVDSIVELMHTVDSYIPTPARDNEKPFLMAIEDVMTISGRGTVVTGRVERGQLKLNEPVEIVGIKETQSSTATGIEMFRKTMDFCEAGDNVGVLLRGIKREDVERGQVLCKPGSVTPHKDFTGEIYVLTKEEGGRHTPFFSGYRPQFFFRTTDVTGDIKELTDANGAKVEMAMPGDHVTVTCELIHPIAMEQGLRFAIREGGHTVGDGRVSTITG